The genomic segment GTGGTGGTCACCGACGACCGGGACGCGGCGCTGGAGCACGCCGACGGCTGCCTGGCGCCCGCCGACGGCCGCGTCGTGGTGGAGGAGTACCTGGCCGGGCCCGAGGTGTCGCTGTTCGTGGTCACCGACGGGACGGCCGCGATGCCGCTGCTGCCGGCGCAGGACTTCAAGCGCATCGGCGACGGCGACGCCGGCCCCAACACCGGCGGCATGGGTGCGTACGCGCCGCTGCCGTGGGCGCCGCCGACGCTCACCGACGACGTGCTGCGCGACGTGGTGCAGCCGCTGCTCGGCGAGCTGCGCGCCCGCAACGCCCCGTTCAGCGGGCTGCTCTACTGTGGCCTCGCGCTGACCGCGGACGGCCCGAAGGTGATCGAGTTCAACGCCCGGTTCGGCGACCCGGAGACGCAGGCGGTCCTGCCGCTGCTGACCACCCCGCTGGCCGGCCTGCTGTACGCCGCGGCCACCGGCCGGCTCGCCGAGCATCCGCCGCTGACCTGGCGGGAGGGCTCCGCGGTGACGGTCGTACTGGCGTCCGCCGGCTACCCGGGTACCCCGGAGACCGGTGCGGTGATCAGCGGCGCCGACGCCCCCGGCGTGGTGCACGCGGGTACCGCGCGGCGGGCCGATGGTGCGCTGGTGTCGGCGGGCGGTCGGGTGCTTGCCACGACCGGCACCGGGGTGGATCTCGCCGCCGCCCGCGCCGCCGCGTACCGGCTGGCCGAGTCGGTGACGATGCCGGGCGGCCAGCGCCGGTCCGACATCGCGCTGGCCGCCGTGCAGGGCACCGTCACGATCCCGCACTGAGTCACCGACCCGCGTCGAGTCCCCGTCCCGCGTCGAGTCACCGTCCCGTGCCGAGCCGAGATCCCGCGTCGAGTCACCCGACCCGCGTCGAGTCGAGATCCCGCGTCGGGTCCCCGTCCCGCGTCGAGCCGAGATCCCGCGTCGAGTCACCGGTCCCTGTCGAGCCGAGATCGCGTGTCGGCGTCGCCGGTCGACCGGCGACGCCGTGGCTGCGGTCGGGGTCGTACCCGCCGGCGAGGGTGCCGCGCGGTAGCGGACCCGTCGGTGGATGCCGGCGGGCGGCCCGACCCGGTAGCCTGCCGTCGTCGGCGGGAGGTGACGGTGGACGCGGAGCGCGAGTTCGCGGAGTACTTCGCCGCGCGCGGCCAGGCGATGCGCCGGATGGCGTACGCGCTGTGCGGCGACTGGCACACCGCCGAGGATCTCGTGCAGTCCACGTTCGTCCGGCTGTACCGGCACTGGCGCACCATCCGCCGGCCCACCGTCGACGCGTACGCGCGGCGTACCCTGCTCAACCTGTTCCTGTCCCGCCGCCGCGGCGCGTGGCGGGAGCAGGTGGTACCGGAGGTGCCGGAGCGGGTGGCGGCGGCGCCGGGCACCGAGGACCGGATCGACCTGGCGCGGGCACTCGCGCTGCTGTCGCCCCGGCAACGCGCCATGGTGGTGCTGCGCTACCTGGAGGACCAGTCGGTCGCCGAGGTGGCGGAGCTGCTCGGCGTCGCCGAGGGCACCGTGAAGAGCCAGACCGCGCGCGGTGTGCAGGCGCTGCGGACCGCGCTCGGTGATCGGGTGCTGTCCGGACGATGACGATGCGTGACGACCTGCCGCACGACCGAGCCGGTGACCCGCCGCCGGGCAGCTGGCATCCGACGGGCCGGATGTCGAGCCGGTGGCATCCGACGGGCCGGATGTCGAGCCGGTGGCATCCGACGGGCCGGATGTCGAGCCGGTGGCGCCCAGCGGAGGAGCGGTCGACGCTGCACCTCGGGGCCGAGCCGCCGGACGCCGCCGGTGAACCGTCGTACTCCGGAGCAGAGCCGCCGGACGCCGCCGGTGAACCGTCGTACTCCGGAGCAGAGCCGCTGCACGCCGTCGGCGAACCCTGGCCCGCCGGGGACGAGCCGCTGCGGGACGCGCTGGACGACTACGTGCGTGCGGGCGAGCCGCCGATGCGGGTCAGCTCCGCCAGCCTGATCGTCGCCGGCCGGCGGGACCGCCGGCGCCGCCGGCTCGGCGCGCTGGTCGGCACCGCCGCCCTGATGGTGCTGGTGCTGGCCGGTGCGGTGGTCGGCACCTGGTACCGCACCGGGTCCCGGCCGGCTCCGGCCGAGCGGGGCGGCTCGACGGCGGACCGGCTGGACGCGGCGCTGCGGGCGGCCTTGCCGCACGGATCGGGTCTGACGCTACGCAGTCTGTACCCGGCCGACGGGAACACGGCGCTGCCGGCCACCGCGGCCGGCTCGGCGACCGCCTGGTACGGCACCTGGGAGTCCACTGTGGATGGCCGGACCGAGGAGGTCCGGCTGGCGCTGACCTACTCGACCGGGCCGCTGCCGGTGTGCCCGGCCGGGCAGCGGTGCCGGGTCGCACCCGGGCCGTACGGGACGCGGGTCGCGACCTACACCGCCGGCGACACGCGGTGGGCGACGCAGCTGCGCGGCGCGCATCTCGCGGTGCGGGTCGGCGACCGCAGCACGACCGGCCGGTACGGCTACGACCGCGCCGCGCTCACCCGGGCGGCGACGAGCGCCGCGCTCACCGCGCCGGTACCGGCGGCGCTGCGGTCGGCCCGGCCCCACCGGCACGGCCCAGCGGCGGGCACCCGGCGGGCAGCACTGGACACCGCGCTGCGGGCCGACCTGCCCGGCGGCGCCGCGCTGCGGGCGTACCGGGCGCCGGTGCCGCTGGCGGTGTCGGCGGCCGGGCCGAGCCGGCTGCCGGACGCGCGGGCCGGCGCCGCGGACGCCTGGTACGCGGACTGGACGGTGCCCGGCCAGCCCGGTGCGCCGCGGCTGGCGCTGCTGGTGACGCTGCCCGGCGGCGACCGTCTCGACGCGCGGCAGCTGTGCGCCGCCGCCGGCCCGACCTCGTACTGTCACGCTGCGAAAGCGAAGGGTGGCCAGCTGGTCTCGTACGAGGTGCCGGCCGGCGGTGCGGTGGAGCGAGCCGCGGCGCTGCTGCGCCCCGACGGGTCGCGGGTGCTGCTGACCGAGTCGGTGCTGGCCAGCGTCGACTTCCCGTTCGCCGCGGCCGACCTGGCCGGCGTCGTCACCGATCCCGCGCTGCGAACCTGAGCCCGGCGAGCGGGCTGGGCCCCTGCCTGCCGGTACCTCCAAGGGCGACCCGAACATGTCTCCCGCATCACGTCGAGTGACGAACTCGTGTCCGGAGATTTCCGCTGGTGACCGGGACGCACCCCGCCCTTCCACGTTCTGGTGAAGTGTTCTCAGAGTGTGGGTGGCGAATCTTCCCAGGCGCGGTATCGTCGCTGGCGCTGCTTTGCTTATCTACAAATCGAACCAGGTGTCGGAGGTAGTGCCGTGCGTCGGCCGGTCGTTGGGGTCACCGGATACACCGTCGGGGCTCAGAAGTCCCGCGAACTCGGCTTCGGCCCGCGCCACCTCGACATCACTCCCGGTACGTATCTCGGCTGGGTGCGCGACTGCGGCATGCTGCCGGTCCCGATTCCTGCGCACTCTGAGCAACTGCATGACGACTATCTGTCCATGCTGGACGGTTTGGTGCTGACCGGCGGTGCGGACATCGGACCGGAGCTGTACGGCGCGCCGGCGCACCCGCTGGCCAAGCTGGAACCGCACCGGGACGCGTTCGAGTTCGGGCTGGTCCGCGCCGCGTTCGAGCGCGGCCTGCCGATCCTCGGCATCTGCCGCGGCATGCAGGTGCTCAACGTCGCGCTCGGCGGCTCGATGCACCAGCACCTGCCGGAACGTTCCGAGGAGCTGGTGCACTCCAGCGAGTTCCGGGACGGCCGCCGGCACCCCGACGACATGTGGCAGCCGGCGTACCACGAGGTCACGATCACCGACCCGGCGCTGGCCGCGCTGGCCGGCGCCGAGCAGATCAGCACCAACAGTTACCACCACCAGGGCGTCGCCGCGCTCGGGGAGGGACTGTCCGTCGCCGCGCACGCGTCCGACGGCCTGGTCGAGGCGGTCGTCGGAGTCGACCGGCCACTGCTCGGCGTGCAGTGGCACCCCGAGATGCACACCGCCGCCGACCAGGCCGGCATCGCCCCGTTCCGGTGGCTGGCGAACCAGCTGGCCAGTGCCGTCGCCGCCGACGAGGTACTCGCCCTGAACTGACTCCCGGCGTCGGCGCGACCCGCGGGTCGGGGAGAATGGGGCCGTGACTTCAGCGGCGAAACCCCAGGTCCCGAACGTGCTGGCGGCGCGGTACGCGTCGGCGGAGCTGGTCCGGCTCTGGTCCCCGGCGTACAAGGTGACGCTGGAACGGCGGCTCTGGCTCGCGGTGCTGAAGGCGCAGCGCGACCTCGGCGTGAGCGTGCCGGACGGCGTCGTCGAGGCGTACCAGAAGGTGCTCGACGACGTGGACCTCGACTCGATCGCCGAGCGCGAGCGGGTCACCCGGCACGACGTCAAGGCGCGCATCGAGGAGTTCGTGGCGCTGGCCGGCGAGGGTCGCGAGTCGCCGACCAGCGACTCGCGATCCTCGTTGGAGCACGTGCACAAGGGGATGACCAGCCGCGACCTGACCGAGAACGTCGAGCAGCTGCAGGTGCGCGACTCGCTCGCGCTGGTCCGGGATCGGGTCGTCGCCGCGCTGGGCCGGCTGGCCCGCCGCGCCGCGGAGTACCAGACGCTGGTCATGGTCGGCCGCTCGCACAACGTGCCGGCGCAGGCCACCACGCTGGGCAAGCGGTTCGCCAGCGCCGCCGAGGAACTGCTCGGGGCGTACGCGCGGCTGACCGAGCTGCTCGACCGGTACCCGCTGCGCGGCGTCAAGGGCCCGGTCGGTACCGGCGCCGACCAGCTCGACCTGCTCGACGGCGACCCCGGCAAGCTCGCCGAGCTGGAACGCCGGGTCGCCGCGCACCTCGGCTTCGCGCACGTGTTCGACTCGGTCGGCCAGGTCTACCCGCGCTCCGTGGACTACGACGCGGTGTCCGCGCTGGTGCACGCCGCCGCGGCGCCGTCGTCGCTGGCCACCACGATCCGGCTGATGGCCGGCCAGGAGCTCGTCACCGAGGGCTTCAAGGAGGGCCAGGTCGGCTCCTCGGCGATGCCGCACAAGATGAACACCCGCTCCTGCGAGCGGATCAACGGCTTCGCCGTCATCCTCCGCGGGTACGCCTCGATGACCGCGGAACTGGCCGGCGGCCAGTGGAACGAGGGCGACGTGTCCTGCTCGGTGGTGCGCCGGGTCGCGCTGCCGGACGCGTTCTTCGCCGCCGACGGGCTGTTCCAGACGCTGCTGACGGTGCTGGACGAGCTGGGCGCCTACCCGGCCGTCGTCGCCCGCGAACTCGACCGGTACCTGCCGTTCCTGGCCACCACCAAGATCCTCGTCGCCGCGGTACGCCGGGGCGTCGGCCGGGAGCAGGCGCACGAGGTGATCAAGGAGCACGCGGTGGCGGTGGCGCTCGCGCTGCGCGGCGAGGCGAGCAGCAACGACCTGTTCGACCGGCTCGCCGCGGACGACCGGCTGCCGCTCACCCGCGCCGACATCGACGCGCTGGTCGCCGACCCGGCCGCGTTCACCGGGGCGGCGGTCGCCCAGGTCGACGCGGTACTGGCGCGAGTCCGGCCGATCCTCGACGCGCATCCGGAGGCCGCCGCCTACACCCCCGCCCCGATCCTCTGACGCTCCGCCCGCACAGACTGCCGCCAGACGATCATGATGTGCGCGAACGCCAACACGAACAGGCTGCTGGACAGCAACGCGGTGAGCACGCCGGTGGGCGTGAGTGGTGCCCACTTGCCGTCGAGGGTCCAGGTGCCGGCCCGGCCGAAGAGCATCGCGGCGAGAAACCCGGTCGGGAACAGGATCGCCACCAGGTGACCCCGGTTCGGCGCCCGCCGCGGCACCGCGACGGCCAGCAACATGACCGCCGCCAGCAGGCACAGCAGCATCGGCACCGCCCAGCTGTACCGGTCGTGCGCGTCGTGCCAGAGGCTGCCATGCCGGGTGACCGTGACCTCGCCGTCGAACCGCTCCGCGCTGGGGCCGAACGGCGGGCGGAAGCTCAGCGTCACCAGGCCGGCCGCGCCGACCCCGTACGCCACGCGGATCCACGCCGCCGCAACCGTCAGTTCGTTTCTTAGCGGTGCCATGTCACTTCCTCGTCGCGGGGTCCAGGCAAGTCTCTCAGCGAGGCGCAACACATCGGACAGACGCGGACGAACGGCTCCGCCGCGGTGCGGCGGTCTGCGAGCCGCGCGGCATCATCCTGGCGGACACGAAGGTCGAGTGGGGTGGCGACGCGGACGGCGCCCTGCGGCTCGCCGACGAGGTACCGAAGCCGGACTCGTCGCGGTTCTGGCCGGCCGAGACGTGGCGGCCGGGCCGGGCGCAGCCCTCGTACGACAAGCAGCCGTTGCGGGACTGGCTGGAGTCGTCCGGATGGGACAAGAAGGCGCCCGGGCCGGAACTGCCGGACGAGGTCGTCGCTGCCACCCGGGACCGCTACGTGGGCGGTTTCGAGCGAATCACCGGCGCCAGGTCCGAGTGAGCCGCCCGACCCTCGCCGCGGCGGGCCCGGCGTTTCCGGCGTTGCCGCACCGTATCGGCCGGTTTCCCGGGTCGGCCGGCGACGGGGCGAGGTAGCCGGCGAGATACGCTGAGCGCGCTCGTGCCCGGCAACTATTTCGACAGGAGCGTCGCGTGGCTCGCGTGGTCGTCGACGTCATGCTCAAACCCGAGATTCTCGATCCCGCCGGTCAGGCGGTCGCGGGCGCGCTGCCCCGGCTGGGTGTCACCGACGTCGCCTCGGTGCGGATCGGCAAGCGGGTCGAGATCGAGTTCACCGGTGAGCCGGACCTGGCGAAGGCCCGGCAGCTCGCCGATGCGCTGCTCGCCAACCCGGTGATCGAGGACTTCACCGTCCGGGTCGAGGAGGCGGGGCGGGCCGCACCGGCCGGCGCCATCGACGCGATCTCCGGCCTGGACCCGGTGGAGCCGGACGTGCCGGCGGTGGTCGCGCCGCGCCGGCTCGACCCCGGTACCCCGCTGGTGCCGGCCCGCCCGGTCGAGGCCGCCGCGCCGGCCGGGGCGGCCGCACCCGCCGACGGCGCTGCCGCGGCGGACGCCGTACCACCGGCCGCCGCGGCCGAGGGCGAGGGCGGGGACGGGCAGTGAGCCGGATCGGGGTCGTCACGTTCCCCGGCTCGCTGGACGATCGGGACGCGCAGCGCGCGATCCGGCTGTCCGGGGCCGAACCGGTCGCGCTCTGGCACGACGACGCGGACCTGCACGGGGTCGACGCGGTCGTGCTGCCCGGCGGCTTCTCCTACGGGGACTACCTGCGCTGCGGCGCGATCGCCCGGTTCTCCCCGGCCATGATGTCCATCGTGGACGCCGCGAACGCCGGGCTGCCGGTGCTGGGCATCTGCAACGGCTTCCAGATCCTGTGCGAGGCGCACCTGCTGCCCGGTGCGCTCACCCGCAACCAGCACCTGCACTTCCGCAACCGGGACCAGTGGCTGCGGGTCGAGCAGACCGACACCGCCTGGACCAACGCGTACCAGCCGGGCGAGGAGATCCTCATCCCGGTGAAGAACGGCGAGGGTTGCTACGTGGCCGATCCGGCCACCCTGGAGGAGCTGGAGACCACCGGCCGGGTCGTCTTCCGGTACCTGCGGGGCAATCCGAACGGTTCGCAGCACGACATCGCCGGGGTGCGCAACGCGGCCGGCAACGTGGTCGGCCTGATGCCGCACCCGGAACACGCGGTCGAGGCGCTGACCGGCCCGTCCACCGACGGCCTCGGCCTCTTCACGGCCGTCCTGGCGCACCTCGGCGCGGCGGTGCCCGCGGCGGGTCGGGATCGGCGGTAGGAGAACGATGACTGACAGCGAGAAGCCCGTGCTGGACACCGTGCCGCACGCGGCCGACACGCCGGAGCAGCCCCAGCCGTACGCGGAACTCGGCCTCGCCGACGACGAGTACGAGCGGATCCGGCAGATCCTCGGCCGCCGGCCGACCCAGTCCGAGCTCGCGATGTACTCGATCATGTGGTCCGAGCACTGCTCGTACAAGAGCAGCAAGGTCCACTTGCGACAGTTCGGCGAGAAGGCGCCGCAGAACACCCGGATGCTCGCCGGCATCGGCGAGAACGCCGGCGTGGTGCGGGTTTCCGACGAGCTGGCCGTCACCTTCAAGGTGGAGAGCCACAACCACCCGAGCTACGTCGAGCCGCACCAGGGCGCGGCGACCGGGGTCGGCGGCATCGTCCGCGACATCCTCGCCATGGGCGCCCGGCCGATCGCGGTGATGGACCAGATCCGGTTCGGCGCGGCCGACCATCCGGACACCGCCCGGGTGCTGCCCGGCGTCGTCGCCGGGATCTCCACCTACGGCAACTGCCTCGGGCTGCCCAACATCGGCGGCGAGCTGGTCTTCGACTCCTGCTACCAGGGCAACCCGCTGGTCAACGCGCTGTCGGTCGGGGTGCTGCCGGTGGATCGGTTGCAGCGCAAGGAAGCCGAGGGCGAGGGCAACATCGTCGTGCTGGTCGGGGCGAAGACCGGCCGGGACGGCATCGGCGGCGTCTCGGTGCTCGCGTCGGCCACCTTCGACGAGACCAGCCAGCAGCGCCGCCCGTCGGTGCAGGTCGGCGACCCGTTCATGGAGAAGCTGCTGATCGAGTCCTGCCTGGAGCTGTACGACGCGGGTCTGGTCGCCGGCATCCAGGACCTCGGCGGCGCCGGCCTGACCTGCGCGCTGTCCGAGACCGCCGCGGCGGCCGACACCGGCATGCTGATCGACCTCGACCGGGTGCCGCTGCGCGAGGCGTCGATGGACCCGCACGAGGTGCTGGCCTCCGAGTCGCAGGAGCGGATGCTGCTCGTCGTCGAGCCGCCGAAGCTCGACGCGGTGCTCGCCGTCTGCGCCAAGTGGGGCGTGCTCGCCACCGCGCTCGGCACCGTCACCGGCGTCGGCGACCCGCTGACGATCCGCTGGCACGGCGAGACCGTGGTGGACGCCCCGCCGGCCAGCCTCGCCGACGACGGCCCGGTGTACGCGCGCCCGCTGCGCGAGCCGGCCGACCGGGTGCTGCTCACCGCCGACGTGGCCGAGACGCTGCCCCGGCCGTCCACCCCGGACGAGCTGCGGGACACGCTGCTGCGGATGGTCGCCGCGCCGAACCTGGCGGACAAGACCTGGGTGACCGAGCAG from the Actinocatenispora thailandica genome contains:
- the purQ gene encoding phosphoribosylformylglycinamidine synthase subunit PurQ translates to MSRIGVVTFPGSLDDRDAQRAIRLSGAEPVALWHDDADLHGVDAVVLPGGFSYGDYLRCGAIARFSPAMMSIVDAANAGLPVLGICNGFQILCEAHLLPGALTRNQHLHFRNRDQWLRVEQTDTAWTNAYQPGEEILIPVKNGEGCYVADPATLEELETTGRVVFRYLRGNPNGSQHDIAGVRNAAGNVVGLMPHPEHAVEALTGPSTDGLGLFTAVLAHLGAAVPAAGRDRR
- a CDS encoding gamma-glutamyl-gamma-aminobutyrate hydrolase family protein, with the protein product MRRPVVGVTGYTVGAQKSRELGFGPRHLDITPGTYLGWVRDCGMLPVPIPAHSEQLHDDYLSMLDGLVLTGGADIGPELYGAPAHPLAKLEPHRDAFEFGLVRAAFERGLPILGICRGMQVLNVALGGSMHQHLPERSEELVHSSEFRDGRRHPDDMWQPAYHEVTITDPALAALAGAEQISTNSYHHQGVAALGEGLSVAAHASDGLVEAVVGVDRPLLGVQWHPEMHTAADQAGIAPFRWLANQLASAVAADEVLALN
- the purB gene encoding adenylosuccinate lyase, whose translation is MTSAAKPQVPNVLAARYASAELVRLWSPAYKVTLERRLWLAVLKAQRDLGVSVPDGVVEAYQKVLDDVDLDSIAERERVTRHDVKARIEEFVALAGEGRESPTSDSRSSLEHVHKGMTSRDLTENVEQLQVRDSLALVRDRVVAALGRLARRAAEYQTLVMVGRSHNVPAQATTLGKRFASAAEELLGAYARLTELLDRYPLRGVKGPVGTGADQLDLLDGDPGKLAELERRVAAHLGFAHVFDSVGQVYPRSVDYDAVSALVHAAAAPSSLATTIRLMAGQELVTEGFKEGQVGSSAMPHKMNTRSCERINGFAVILRGYASMTAELAGGQWNEGDVSCSVVRRVALPDAFFAADGLFQTLLTVLDELGAYPAVVARELDRYLPFLATTKILVAAVRRGVGREQAHEVIKEHAVAVALALRGEASSNDLFDRLAADDRLPLTRADIDALVADPAAFTGAAVAQVDAVLARVRPILDAHPEAAAYTPAPIL
- a CDS encoding SigE family RNA polymerase sigma factor gives rise to the protein MDAEREFAEYFAARGQAMRRMAYALCGDWHTAEDLVQSTFVRLYRHWRTIRRPTVDAYARRTLLNLFLSRRRGAWREQVVPEVPERVAAAPGTEDRIDLARALALLSPRQRAMVVLRYLEDQSVAEVAELLGVAEGTVKSQTARGVQALRTALGDRVLSGR
- the purL gene encoding phosphoribosylformylglycinamidine synthase subunit PurL — protein: MTDSEKPVLDTVPHAADTPEQPQPYAELGLADDEYERIRQILGRRPTQSELAMYSIMWSEHCSYKSSKVHLRQFGEKAPQNTRMLAGIGENAGVVRVSDELAVTFKVESHNHPSYVEPHQGAATGVGGIVRDILAMGARPIAVMDQIRFGAADHPDTARVLPGVVAGISTYGNCLGLPNIGGELVFDSCYQGNPLVNALSVGVLPVDRLQRKEAEGEGNIVVLVGAKTGRDGIGGVSVLASATFDETSQQRRPSVQVGDPFMEKLLIESCLELYDAGLVAGIQDLGGAGLTCALSETAAAADTGMLIDLDRVPLREASMDPHEVLASESQERMLLVVEPPKLDAVLAVCAKWGVLATALGTVTGVGDPLTIRWHGETVVDAPPASLADDGPVYARPLREPADRVLLTADVAETLPRPSTPDELRDTLLRMVAAPNLADKTWVTEQYDRYVMGSTVLAQPEDAGVLRLSEESNLGIALATDGNGRYARLDPYSGAQLALAEAYRNVAVTGAEPIAVTDCLNFGSPEDPEVMWQFAEAVRGIADGCQQLGIPVTGGNVSFYNQTGRTPIDPTPVLGVLGLLPDVRQRIPMGLAPSPDGRGDLLILLGETKPELSGSEWAATVHGHLGGTPPTVDLDHERRLAELLRSAGSHGLITAAHDVSDGGLAMTLVEGCLRHDTGIQVRLPDGFTDGSNPFVFLFSESSGRVVVSVPRGMQAAFTALCAEHRVPWTGIGMIDPESRALAVADQFSVPLEELRTAWSGTLPALFGAAAEAAVLAADD
- the purD gene encoding phosphoribosylamine--glycine ligase, giving the protein MRVLLIGTGGREHALALSLAADPAVELLVCAPGNPGMAEVAELREVAATDPAAVAALATEVRADLVVVGPEAPLVAGVADAVRAAGIACFGPSAAAARLEGSKAFAKDVMVAAKVPTARARSCADRGAVAAALDEFGAPYVVKNDGLAAGKGVVVTDDRDAALEHADGCLAPADGRVVVEEYLAGPEVSLFVVTDGTAAMPLLPAQDFKRIGDGDAGPNTGGMGAYAPLPWAPPTLTDDVLRDVVQPLLGELRARNAPFSGLLYCGLALTADGPKVIEFNARFGDPETQAVLPLLTTPLAGLLYAAATGRLAEHPPLTWREGSAVTVVLASAGYPGTPETGAVISGADAPGVVHAGTARRADGALVSAGGRVLATTGTGVDLAAARAAAYRLAESVTMPGGQRRSDIALAAVQGTVTIPH